One segment of Synchiropus splendidus isolate RoL2022-P1 chromosome 4, RoL_Sspl_1.0, whole genome shotgun sequence DNA contains the following:
- the setdb1a gene encoding histone-lysine N-methyltransferase SETDB1-A isoform X3, whose amino-acid sequence MDRRESPGDGLKRQSVNDFESKVKTLYASLGLEYTDVDSEDDSDDPSGSGDVFSKLSHQTSASLSRKKENQVDFQSIVANNPVVILTRLPVWKIEEYVKPKARLAKSLTATTTTTTTNNNEDNYDSDVENMESDDALWQPEGEEEYDSEYESRSSKKRKGSLWLSEDDENFSDFELKKSSKKKKIMKKKKHPPKPSPQQQQQPPPQQKPPPQQPPPLQKPPPQQKPPPQQQKPAPQQQQQQPPPPTPAAPARSTTNKTTKGESVMPVYMVTTLCQSTDANSKVPRAVPHKDITVGMVLLAQKSSMSWEKAEVQALVEKEQGLMKYKVLFGDKKKTLISPHHIALDIVPEPEHLYVGARVVVGGLQGAVYRPGIVAEIPSRKNHLRFLVFIDNRTTVYVSLTFVRLVYKPLQDPLDDIRNASHKEFVKEYIQFWPCPPQIQYSVGQPLKVERDGEMQRCEVLRTDCSMVQVKYENDEQTEWLYRGSLRLDHMANLKKKWIEKSWSHKKNSPAV is encoded by the exons ATGGATCGCAGAGAGAGTCCGGGCGATGGGCTTAAACGACA GTCTGTAAATGATTTTGAATCAAAGGTGAAGACCCTCTACGCTTCGCTTGGTTTGGAGTACACAGATGTGGATTCTGAAGATGATAGTGATGATCCGTCAGGTTCAG GTGATGTGTTTTCGAAGTTGTCCCACCAAACATCAGCTTCTCTTTCACGAAAAAAAGAGAACCAAGTGGATTTCCAAAGTATTGTGGCAAATAACCCAGTGGTGATTTTAACTAGACTTCCTGTGTGGAAGATTGAGGAGTATGTTAAACCAAAAGCTCGACTCGCAAAAAGCCTgactgccaccaccaccaccaccaccaccaacaacaaTGAAGACAACTATGATTCTGATGTAGAAAACATGGAATCCGATGATGCCTTGTGGCAgccagagggagaggaggagtaCGATTCAGAATATGAATCACGGTCATCGAAGAAGAGGAAAGGTTCTCTGTGGCTGTCGGAGGATGATGAAAACTTTTCAGATTTTGAGTTAAAGAAATcatccaagaagaagaaaatcatgaaaaagaaaaagcatcCACCAAAACCATcacctcaacaacaacaacaacctccaCCACAACAAAAACCACCGCCTCAACAACCTCCACCACTACAAAAACCACCACCACAACAAAAACCACCACCTCAACAACAAAAACcagcaccacagcagcagcagcaacaaccacCACCACCGACACCTGCAGCACCGGCACGAAGTACCACAAACAAGACTACGAAAGGAGAGA GTGTCATGCCAGTGTACATGGTGACCACTCTTTGCCAGTCGACGGACGCCAACTCCAAAGTTCCTCGAGCTGTTCCGCACAAGGACATCACTGTGGGCATGGTTCTTCTGGCCCAGAAGTCTTCAATGTCCTGGGAGAAAGCAGAAGTACAAGCTCTTGTCGAGAAAG AACAAGGTCTGATGAAGTACAAGGTCTTATTTGGAGATAAGAAGAAGACTCTCATCTCTCCGCACCACATAGCTTTGGACATTGTTCCGGAGCCAGAACACCTGTACGTTGGTGCTCGTGTGGTGGTGGGTGGCCTCCAGGGTGCTGTTTACAGACCTGGCATTGTTGCAGAAATCCCCTCGAGGAAAAACCACCTAAG GTTTCTTGTCTTCATTGACAACAGAACAACAGTCTATGTGAGCTTGACTTTTGTCCGACTGGTGTACAAACCGC tgCAAGACCCGTTAGACGATATACGTAACGCAAGCCACAAGGAATTTGTGAAGGAGTATATTCAGTTCTGGCCGTGCCCCCCTCAAATCCAGTACTCAGTTGGGCAGCCGCTGAAAGTAGAACGTGATGGAGAGATGCAGAGATGTGAAGTGTTGAGGACGGACTGCAGTATGGTTCAAGTCAAATATGAA AATGATGAACAAACAGAATGGCTCTACAGAGGCTCGCTCCGCTTGGATCATATGGCAAACCTGAAGAAAAAGTGGATTGAGAAAAGTTGGTCACACAAGAAGAATTCACCCGCTGTATG A
- the setdb1a gene encoding histone-lysine N-methyltransferase SETDB1-A isoform X2: MEDEMQMTKDELKLWIAERVRAMGLNDSETVDNCNHLQNLIERFQSQVLLFLDLCQSVNDFESKVKTLYASLGLEYTDVDSEDDSDDPSGSGDVFSKLSHQTSASLSRKKENQVDFQSIVANNPVVILTRLPVWKIEEYVKPKARLAKSLTATTTTTTTNNNEDNYDSDVENMESDDALWQPEGEEEYDSEYESRSSKKRKGSLWLSEDDENFSDFELKKSSKKKKIMKKKKHPPKPSPQQQQQPPPQQKPPPQQPPPLQKPPPQQKPPPQQQKPAPQQQQQQPPPPTPAAPARSTTNKTTKGESVMPVYMVTTLCQSTDANSKVPRAVPHKDITVGMVLLAQKSSMSWEKAEVQALVEKEQGLMKYKVLFGDKKKTLISPHHIALDIVPEPEHLYVGARVVVGGLQGAVYRPGIVAEIPSRKNHLRFLVFIDNRTTVYVSLTFVRLVYKPLQDPLDDIRNASHKEFVKEYIQFWPCPPQIQYSVGQPLKVERDGEMQRCEVLRTDCSMVQVKYENDEQTEWLYRGSLRLDHMANLKKKWIEKSWSHKKNSPAV, translated from the exons ATGGAGGATGAAATGCAGATGACAAAAGATGAGCTGAAGTTATGGATCGCAGAGAGAGTCCGGGCGATGGGCTTAAACGACAGTGAGACGGTTGACAATTGCAATCACTTGCAAAATTTAATAGAACGATTTCAGAGTCAAGTTTTACTATTCCTGGATCTCTGCCA GTCTGTAAATGATTTTGAATCAAAGGTGAAGACCCTCTACGCTTCGCTTGGTTTGGAGTACACAGATGTGGATTCTGAAGATGATAGTGATGATCCGTCAGGTTCAG GTGATGTGTTTTCGAAGTTGTCCCACCAAACATCAGCTTCTCTTTCACGAAAAAAAGAGAACCAAGTGGATTTCCAAAGTATTGTGGCAAATAACCCAGTGGTGATTTTAACTAGACTTCCTGTGTGGAAGATTGAGGAGTATGTTAAACCAAAAGCTCGACTCGCAAAAAGCCTgactgccaccaccaccaccaccaccaccaacaacaaTGAAGACAACTATGATTCTGATGTAGAAAACATGGAATCCGATGATGCCTTGTGGCAgccagagggagaggaggagtaCGATTCAGAATATGAATCACGGTCATCGAAGAAGAGGAAAGGTTCTCTGTGGCTGTCGGAGGATGATGAAAACTTTTCAGATTTTGAGTTAAAGAAATcatccaagaagaagaaaatcatgaaaaagaaaaagcatcCACCAAAACCATcacctcaacaacaacaacaacctccaCCACAACAAAAACCACCGCCTCAACAACCTCCACCACTACAAAAACCACCACCACAACAAAAACCACCACCTCAACAACAAAAACcagcaccacagcagcagcagcaacaaccacCACCACCGACACCTGCAGCACCGGCACGAAGTACCACAAACAAGACTACGAAAGGAGAGA GTGTCATGCCAGTGTACATGGTGACCACTCTTTGCCAGTCGACGGACGCCAACTCCAAAGTTCCTCGAGCTGTTCCGCACAAGGACATCACTGTGGGCATGGTTCTTCTGGCCCAGAAGTCTTCAATGTCCTGGGAGAAAGCAGAAGTACAAGCTCTTGTCGAGAAAG AACAAGGTCTGATGAAGTACAAGGTCTTATTTGGAGATAAGAAGAAGACTCTCATCTCTCCGCACCACATAGCTTTGGACATTGTTCCGGAGCCAGAACACCTGTACGTTGGTGCTCGTGTGGTGGTGGGTGGCCTCCAGGGTGCTGTTTACAGACCTGGCATTGTTGCAGAAATCCCCTCGAGGAAAAACCACCTAAG GTTTCTTGTCTTCATTGACAACAGAACAACAGTCTATGTGAGCTTGACTTTTGTCCGACTGGTGTACAAACCGC tgCAAGACCCGTTAGACGATATACGTAACGCAAGCCACAAGGAATTTGTGAAGGAGTATATTCAGTTCTGGCCGTGCCCCCCTCAAATCCAGTACTCAGTTGGGCAGCCGCTGAAAGTAGAACGTGATGGAGAGATGCAGAGATGTGAAGTGTTGAGGACGGACTGCAGTATGGTTCAAGTCAAATATGAA AATGATGAACAAACAGAATGGCTCTACAGAGGCTCGCTCCGCTTGGATCATATGGCAAACCTGAAGAAAAAGTGGATTGAGAAAAGTTGGTCACACAAGAAGAATTCACCCGCTGTATG A
- the setdb1a gene encoding histone-lysine N-methyltransferase SETDB1-A isoform X1 has product MALTCFVVFLSAKMEDEMQMTKDELKLWIAERVRAMGLNDSETVDNCNHLQNLIERFQSQVLLFLDLCQSVNDFESKVKTLYASLGLEYTDVDSEDDSDDPSGSGDVFSKLSHQTSASLSRKKENQVDFQSIVANNPVVILTRLPVWKIEEYVKPKARLAKSLTATTTTTTTNNNEDNYDSDVENMESDDALWQPEGEEEYDSEYESRSSKKRKGSLWLSEDDENFSDFELKKSSKKKKIMKKKKHPPKPSPQQQQQPPPQQKPPPQQPPPLQKPPPQQKPPPQQQKPAPQQQQQQPPPPTPAAPARSTTNKTTKGESVMPVYMVTTLCQSTDANSKVPRAVPHKDITVGMVLLAQKSSMSWEKAEVQALVEKEQGLMKYKVLFGDKKKTLISPHHIALDIVPEPEHLYVGARVVVGGLQGAVYRPGIVAEIPSRKNHLRFLVFIDNRTTVYVSLTFVRLVYKPLQDPLDDIRNASHKEFVKEYIQFWPCPPQIQYSVGQPLKVERDGEMQRCEVLRTDCSMVQVKYENDEQTEWLYRGSLRLDHMANLKKKWIEKSWSHKKNSPAV; this is encoded by the exons ATGGCACTGACGTGTTTTGTGGTGTTTCTTTCAGCAAAAATGGAGGATGAAATGCAGATGACAAAAGATGAGCTGAAGTTATGGATCGCAGAGAGAGTCCGGGCGATGGGCTTAAACGACAGTGAGACGGTTGACAATTGCAATCACTTGCAAAATTTAATAGAACGATTTCAGAGTCAAGTTTTACTATTCCTGGATCTCTGCCA GTCTGTAAATGATTTTGAATCAAAGGTGAAGACCCTCTACGCTTCGCTTGGTTTGGAGTACACAGATGTGGATTCTGAAGATGATAGTGATGATCCGTCAGGTTCAG GTGATGTGTTTTCGAAGTTGTCCCACCAAACATCAGCTTCTCTTTCACGAAAAAAAGAGAACCAAGTGGATTTCCAAAGTATTGTGGCAAATAACCCAGTGGTGATTTTAACTAGACTTCCTGTGTGGAAGATTGAGGAGTATGTTAAACCAAAAGCTCGACTCGCAAAAAGCCTgactgccaccaccaccaccaccaccaccaacaacaaTGAAGACAACTATGATTCTGATGTAGAAAACATGGAATCCGATGATGCCTTGTGGCAgccagagggagaggaggagtaCGATTCAGAATATGAATCACGGTCATCGAAGAAGAGGAAAGGTTCTCTGTGGCTGTCGGAGGATGATGAAAACTTTTCAGATTTTGAGTTAAAGAAATcatccaagaagaagaaaatcatgaaaaagaaaaagcatcCACCAAAACCATcacctcaacaacaacaacaacctccaCCACAACAAAAACCACCGCCTCAACAACCTCCACCACTACAAAAACCACCACCACAACAAAAACCACCACCTCAACAACAAAAACcagcaccacagcagcagcagcaacaaccacCACCACCGACACCTGCAGCACCGGCACGAAGTACCACAAACAAGACTACGAAAGGAGAGA GTGTCATGCCAGTGTACATGGTGACCACTCTTTGCCAGTCGACGGACGCCAACTCCAAAGTTCCTCGAGCTGTTCCGCACAAGGACATCACTGTGGGCATGGTTCTTCTGGCCCAGAAGTCTTCAATGTCCTGGGAGAAAGCAGAAGTACAAGCTCTTGTCGAGAAAG AACAAGGTCTGATGAAGTACAAGGTCTTATTTGGAGATAAGAAGAAGACTCTCATCTCTCCGCACCACATAGCTTTGGACATTGTTCCGGAGCCAGAACACCTGTACGTTGGTGCTCGTGTGGTGGTGGGTGGCCTCCAGGGTGCTGTTTACAGACCTGGCATTGTTGCAGAAATCCCCTCGAGGAAAAACCACCTAAG GTTTCTTGTCTTCATTGACAACAGAACAACAGTCTATGTGAGCTTGACTTTTGTCCGACTGGTGTACAAACCGC tgCAAGACCCGTTAGACGATATACGTAACGCAAGCCACAAGGAATTTGTGAAGGAGTATATTCAGTTCTGGCCGTGCCCCCCTCAAATCCAGTACTCAGTTGGGCAGCCGCTGAAAGTAGAACGTGATGGAGAGATGCAGAGATGTGAAGTGTTGAGGACGGACTGCAGTATGGTTCAAGTCAAATATGAA AATGATGAACAAACAGAATGGCTCTACAGAGGCTCGCTCCGCTTGGATCATATGGCAAACCTGAAGAAAAAGTGGATTGAGAAAAGTTGGTCACACAAGAAGAATTCACCCGCTGTATG A
- the LOC128757443 gene encoding homeodomain-interacting protein kinase 2-like isoform X2 produces MAIQIPIQKGTLLAPHLAVQELLGEGTFGVVVKCLDLLNKESVAVKIVKSGHSYTQMVSKEFELLDQSLFDFMRKRNFQPLLLAEVRHVLHQMTTALLHLQSLKIIHNDIKPHNIMVVNQNQRPLQVKLIDFGLACHVVDAVSGTNVQSLWYRAPEVVLRMTFSESVDMWSLGLVVFEIAMGFPLLPARHEYDLMKFIVETLGPPSVKQLGCGQRSRYFFDFVEGSQNIWTLKTPKKFASETGHCYVDSRYASFRSLEEAMVSRIWQTGDTDVNKARCFVHLVQSMLRVDQQARAVPLKVLRHPFLTEKPVGPPASEGARDGIIADNCRQTIHQPAGVVYFCTHASCKAPLMHQPTYLVTHQHINPHTNRPTGLPPIHVHPNFTSRTVRCVPIYQQAQVLNYLPR; encoded by the exons ATGGCGA TTCAAATCCCGATACAAAAGGGAACCCTCCTCGCCCCTCACTTGGCAGTGCAGGAGCTTCTGGGAGAGGGGACGTTCGGGGTGGTGGTCAAGTGTCTAGACCTGCTCAACAAAGAGTCAGTGGCAGTGAAGATAGTAAAGAGCGGACACAGTTACACCCAGATGGTGTCAAAGGAG TTTGAGCTTCTGGACCAGAGTCTCTTCGACTTCATGAGGAAGAGGAACTTTCAGCCGCTGTTGTTGGCCGAGGTCCGCCATGTTTTACACCAG ATGACCACAGCACTACTTCACCTGCAGTCACTGAAAATCATTCACAACGACATCAAGCCGCACAACATCATGGTGGTGAACCAAAACCAGAGACCCCTACAGGTCAAGCTCATCGACTTTGGCCTGGCCTGTCATGTGGTGGACGCCGTGTCTGGGACAAACGTTCAGTCCTTGTGGTACAG GGCACCAGAGGTCGTGCTACGAATGACATTTTCAGAGTCAGTGGACATGTGGTCTCTGGGCCTGGTCGTCTTTGAGATTGCGATGGGATTCCCACTTCTACCTGCCCGTCATGAGTACGACTTG ATGAAGTTCATCGTGGAGACGCTGGGCCCACCTTCTGTCAAGCAACTTGGGTGTGGTCAGAGGAGCCGGTACTTCTTTGACTTTGTTGAAGGCAGCCAGAATATCTGGACTCTCAAG ACTCCGAAGAAGTTTGCGTCAGAAACTGGTCACTGCTATGTGGACAGCAGGTACGCCTCCTTCAGGTCACTGGAGGAAGCGATGGTGAGCAGGATTTGGCAAACAGGCGACACCGATGTGAACAAAGCACGCTGCTTTGTGCACCTGGTTCAGAGCATGCTGCGGGTGGACCAACAGGCCCGCGCTGTTCCTCTGAAGGTGCTGCGACACCCCTTCCTCACAGAGAAGCCTGTTGGTCCGCCTGCCTCTGAGGGAGCAAGAGACGGCATTATCGCCGACAACTGCAGACAGACGATACACCAGCCTGCAGGTGTTGTGTATTTTTGCACTCATGCTTCATGCAAGGCTCCACTGATGCACCAGCCGACCTACTTGGTGACACATCAGCACATCAACCCACACACCAACCGACCTACCGGCCTTCCACCCATCCACGTGCATCCCAACTTCACGTCCAGAACAGTGAGATGCGTGCCGATCTACCAGCAGGCCCAGGTACTGAACTATCTCCCCCGCTGA
- the LOC128757443 gene encoding homeodomain-interacting protein kinase 2-like isoform X1: MAIQIPIQKGTLLAPHLAVQELLGEGTFGVVVKCLDLLNKESVAVKIVKSGHSYTQMVSKEIKILQQLLTLDSDSCSLVRWFGWFPYQSLICLQFELLDQSLFDFMRKRNFQPLLLAEVRHVLHQMTTALLHLQSLKIIHNDIKPHNIMVVNQNQRPLQVKLIDFGLACHVVDAVSGTNVQSLWYRAPEVVLRMTFSESVDMWSLGLVVFEIAMGFPLLPARHEYDLMKFIVETLGPPSVKQLGCGQRSRYFFDFVEGSQNIWTLKTPKKFASETGHCYVDSRYASFRSLEEAMVSRIWQTGDTDVNKARCFVHLVQSMLRVDQQARAVPLKVLRHPFLTEKPVGPPASEGARDGIIADNCRQTIHQPAGVVYFCTHASCKAPLMHQPTYLVTHQHINPHTNRPTGLPPIHVHPNFTSRTVRCVPIYQQAQVLNYLPR, from the exons ATGGCGA TTCAAATCCCGATACAAAAGGGAACCCTCCTCGCCCCTCACTTGGCAGTGCAGGAGCTTCTGGGAGAGGGGACGTTCGGGGTGGTGGTCAAGTGTCTAGACCTGCTCAACAAAGAGTCAGTGGCAGTGAAGATAGTAAAGAGCGGACACAGTTACACCCAGATGGTGTCAAAGGAG ATTAAAATTCTCCAGCAGTTGCTGACTCTGGACTCAGACAGCTGCAGCCTGGTGAGATGGTTCGGATGGTTTCCCTATCAGTCACTCATCTGTCTGCAGTTTGAGCTTCTGGACCAGAGTCTCTTCGACTTCATGAGGAAGAGGAACTTTCAGCCGCTGTTGTTGGCCGAGGTCCGCCATGTTTTACACCAG ATGACCACAGCACTACTTCACCTGCAGTCACTGAAAATCATTCACAACGACATCAAGCCGCACAACATCATGGTGGTGAACCAAAACCAGAGACCCCTACAGGTCAAGCTCATCGACTTTGGCCTGGCCTGTCATGTGGTGGACGCCGTGTCTGGGACAAACGTTCAGTCCTTGTGGTACAG GGCACCAGAGGTCGTGCTACGAATGACATTTTCAGAGTCAGTGGACATGTGGTCTCTGGGCCTGGTCGTCTTTGAGATTGCGATGGGATTCCCACTTCTACCTGCCCGTCATGAGTACGACTTG ATGAAGTTCATCGTGGAGACGCTGGGCCCACCTTCTGTCAAGCAACTTGGGTGTGGTCAGAGGAGCCGGTACTTCTTTGACTTTGTTGAAGGCAGCCAGAATATCTGGACTCTCAAG ACTCCGAAGAAGTTTGCGTCAGAAACTGGTCACTGCTATGTGGACAGCAGGTACGCCTCCTTCAGGTCACTGGAGGAAGCGATGGTGAGCAGGATTTGGCAAACAGGCGACACCGATGTGAACAAAGCACGCTGCTTTGTGCACCTGGTTCAGAGCATGCTGCGGGTGGACCAACAGGCCCGCGCTGTTCCTCTGAAGGTGCTGCGACACCCCTTCCTCACAGAGAAGCCTGTTGGTCCGCCTGCCTCTGAGGGAGCAAGAGACGGCATTATCGCCGACAACTGCAGACAGACGATACACCAGCCTGCAGGTGTTGTGTATTTTTGCACTCATGCTTCATGCAAGGCTCCACTGATGCACCAGCCGACCTACTTGGTGACACATCAGCACATCAACCCACACACCAACCGACCTACCGGCCTTCCACCCATCCACGTGCATCCCAACTTCACGTCCAGAACAGTGAGATGCGTGCCGATCTACCAGCAGGCCCAGGTACTGAACTATCTCCCCCGCTGA